From the Paludisphaera mucosa genome, one window contains:
- a CDS encoding RNA polymerase sigma factor: MERPIAVRPRSSTSGAEAGETSLTLLERVKTRDGDAWGRLVGLYTPLLRHWFRRWGVRPEDLDDVAQDVFQAVAVSLEGFRRDREDGSFRGWLHGVARHKVLTLLRRGDARGPGGTDFYERTLLLPAPAVEACDDEERSLIGDLYRDALETVRIEFEERTWHAFWRAAVEGHAPATIADELGVSPAAVRQSKSRVLRRLKEVLGEPAGTPDAADDPRNA; encoded by the coding sequence ATGGAGCGACCGATCGCCGTGCGACCCCGGTCGTCCACCTCCGGCGCTGAGGCGGGCGAGACTTCGCTCACGCTCCTGGAGCGCGTGAAGACCCGCGACGGCGACGCCTGGGGCCGCCTCGTCGGCCTGTACACGCCCCTCCTGCGACATTGGTTCCGCCGTTGGGGCGTGCGCCCCGAGGACCTCGACGACGTAGCTCAGGACGTCTTCCAGGCGGTGGCGGTGAGCCTCGAAGGCTTCCGCCGCGACCGCGAGGACGGCTCGTTCCGGGGCTGGCTGCACGGCGTCGCGCGGCACAAGGTCCTGACGCTCCTGCGTCGCGGCGACGCGCGGGGGCCGGGGGGGACCGACTTCTACGAGCGCACCCTGCTCCTCCCCGCGCCGGCGGTCGAGGCCTGCGACGACGAGGAGCGGTCGCTGATCGGCGATCTCTATCGCGACGCGCTCGAGACGGTGCGCATCGAGTTCGAGGAGCGGACCTGGCACGCCTTCTGGCGGGCCGCCGTCGAGGGCCACGCGCCCGCGACGATCGCCGACGAGCTGGGCGTCAGCCCGGCCGCCGTCCGTCAGTCCAAGTCGCGCGTCCTGCGGCGGCTCAAGGAGGTCCTGGGCGAGCCGGCGGGCACCCCCGACGCGGCCGACGATCCTCGCAACGCCTGA
- a CDS encoding serine/threonine-protein kinase yields MADVLDRCGSDGPSRGSGVKARSRGEFVALRYGGRAACKEGKSRRVVEVIVMEPTVPSQVRSDACPDDAILRAFMLGDLPEAAIDAVRRHQEACPACETRAQALDQRTDPVLDELRRSIATASRPRPESGSAPERIAGPPVLPDYEIDDPPIGVGSTGLIYKARHLKLGRVVALKMIAGRPDVVSRLFEMEAKAFAQLQHPNIVQIYDIGRHGEHPFLALEFVDGGSLEQRMAAGPQPPRAVVEFIRTVALAVHHAHRQGIVHCDLKPANILITREGAPKIADFGVAKWNESDRYWGVEGGTRGTPRYMAPEQAGGGGEVGPATDVYSLGVILYEWLAGRVPHPAASAVETLRMVREDAPPPPSCVRPGLPRDLDVIILKCLRKPPSGRYPDARELADDLGRFLAGEPIQARPAGVLERTWRLAKRRPAAALLAVLTIAAVLRLATRPHPSPPAIVHTAPATEARAFREMVGPPIPRAIIQEDGSIRLGASAASLSGRSLRFEHSFGNLGYWHGREDVASWTFHVAEEATYSLALDYANRNGGAGNRYEVRLDGRTFVGEAHGTDGWSDYRSFPVGESPLAAGVHSIEVRPREPLRGALFDLRAITLAPVDP; encoded by the coding sequence ATGGCTGACGTCCTCGACAGGTGCGGCTCGGACGGCCCTTCAAGGGGGAGCGGGGTCAAGGCGCGTTCGCGCGGCGAGTTCGTCGCGTTACGATACGGCGGACGGGCCGCGTGCAAGGAGGGGAAGAGCCGCCGCGTCGTCGAGGTCATCGTAATGGAGCCGACAGTGCCGTCGCAAGTTCGATCCGACGCCTGCCCCGACGATGCGATCCTCCGCGCCTTCATGCTCGGCGACCTGCCCGAGGCCGCGATCGACGCCGTCCGTCGCCACCAAGAGGCTTGCCCCGCCTGCGAGACCCGGGCTCAGGCGCTCGACCAGCGCACCGACCCCGTCCTCGACGAGCTGAGGCGATCGATCGCGACGGCGTCCCGCCCCCGGCCTGAATCCGGCTCGGCCCCGGAACGCATCGCCGGCCCGCCGGTCCTCCCCGATTACGAAATCGACGACCCGCCGATCGGCGTCGGCAGCACCGGGCTGATCTACAAGGCCCGGCATCTTAAACTCGGCCGCGTGGTGGCGCTCAAGATGATCGCCGGCCGCCCGGACGTGGTCTCGCGGCTTTTCGAGATGGAGGCCAAGGCGTTCGCGCAGCTCCAGCATCCCAACATCGTCCAGATCTACGATATCGGCCGGCACGGCGAGCACCCATTCCTGGCGCTGGAATTCGTGGACGGCGGGTCGCTCGAACAGCGGATGGCCGCCGGACCTCAGCCTCCGCGAGCCGTGGTGGAGTTCATCCGCACGGTGGCCCTGGCCGTCCATCACGCCCACCGCCAGGGGATCGTGCACTGCGACCTGAAGCCGGCGAACATCCTCATCACGCGCGAGGGCGCGCCCAAGATCGCCGACTTCGGCGTCGCCAAGTGGAACGAATCCGATCGCTATTGGGGCGTCGAGGGCGGGACGCGCGGGACGCCGCGGTACATGGCCCCCGAACAGGCGGGCGGCGGCGGCGAGGTCGGGCCCGCGACCGACGTCTACAGCCTGGGCGTCATCCTCTACGAATGGCTCGCCGGCCGCGTCCCGCATCCCGCGGCCTCGGCCGTTGAGACGTTGAGGATGGTCCGCGAAGACGCCCCCCCGCCGCCGAGCTGCGTCCGACCCGGCCTGCCGCGCGACCTGGACGTGATCATCCTCAAGTGCCTTCGCAAGCCGCCGTCCGGACGCTACCCGGACGCCCGCGAACTGGCCGACGACCTCGGGCGGTTCCTCGCCGGCGAGCCGATCCAGGCCCGTCCGGCCGGGGTCCTCGAGCGGACGTGGAGGCTGGCGAAAAGGCGGCCGGCCGCGGCGCTTTTGGCCGTGCTGACGATTGCGGCAGTCCTTCGGCTCGCGACCCGTCCCCATCCGTCGCCGCCCGCGATCGTGCACACGGCCCCCGCGACCGAGGCCAGGGCTTTCCGGGAGATGGTCGGCCCGCCGATCCCCAGGGCGATCATCCAGGAGGACGGCTCGATCCGGCTGGGGGCGTCGGCGGCGTCGCTCTCGGGCCGCTCGCTTCGGTTCGAGCACTCGTTCGGCAACCTGGGATACTGGCACGGCCGCGAGGACGTCGCCTCGTGGACCTTCCACGTCGCCGAGGAGGCGACCTACTCGCTCGCCCTCGATTACGCCAATCGCAACGGCGGGGCCGGCAACCGCTACGAGGTCCGGCTCGACGGCCGGACGTTCGTCGGCGAGGCGCACGGGACCGACGGTTGGTCCGACTACCGGAGCTTCCCCGTCGGCGAGTCGCCCCTCGCCGCCGGCGTCCACTCGATCGAGGTCCGCCCCAGGGAGCCGCTCCGCGGCGCGCTCTTCGACCTTCGCGCCATCACGCTGGCGCCCGTCGACCCCTAG
- the lgt gene encoding prolipoprotein diacylglyceryl transferase: MRQILFTIPVFGGVKIFGYGVMLVLAFASSTWLAVYRARREKLDGDLVMDMAFWIFAGGLSGARLFYCIQYWGRGIDNVLDVFQFWKGGIVYYGGIFGGALAFFVYRRFNPFPVRPYLDALAPSIAVGTLFGRLGCFLNGCCFGDVCHTALGVRFPRESPPWESEVRLGLIPPDALRSLPLHPTQLYSALDAFVLLILLSAFYPFRRRDGEVMGVLMIAYPITRFLIEYVRNDEGIFFAGLTISQTISVGLLAAAAAYWYWLSRCPKSRYADLPASQEPVSELVAAVTWSAPVR; encoded by the coding sequence ATGCGACAGATCCTCTTCACGATCCCGGTTTTCGGCGGCGTCAAGATCTTCGGCTACGGCGTGATGCTCGTGCTGGCCTTCGCCTCGTCGACCTGGCTGGCCGTCTACCGCGCGCGGCGCGAGAAGCTCGACGGCGACCTGGTCATGGACATGGCCTTCTGGATCTTCGCCGGCGGCCTCTCCGGGGCGCGACTCTTCTACTGCATCCAGTACTGGGGACGGGGGATAGACAACGTCCTCGACGTCTTCCAGTTCTGGAAGGGGGGGATCGTCTATTACGGCGGCATCTTCGGCGGGGCTCTGGCGTTCTTCGTCTATCGCCGATTCAACCCGTTCCCGGTCCGCCCGTACCTCGACGCCCTCGCGCCCTCGATCGCGGTGGGAACCCTGTTCGGCCGCCTCGGCTGCTTCCTGAACGGCTGCTGCTTCGGCGACGTCTGCCACACGGCGCTGGGCGTCCGGTTCCCCAGGGAATCTCCGCCCTGGGAGAGCGAGGTCCGGCTGGGGCTCATCCCGCCCGACGCCCTCCGTTCGCTGCCGCTGCATCCGACGCAGCTCTACTCCGCGCTCGACGCGTTCGTCCTGCTGATCCTGCTGAGCGCCTTCTATCCATTCCGACGTCGCGACGGCGAGGTCATGGGTGTGCTCATGATCGCCTACCCGATCACGCGGTTCCTGATCGAGTACGTCCGCAACGACGAGGGGATCTTCTTCGCCGGCCTGACCATTTCGCAGACGATCAGCGTCGGCCTGCTCGCCGCCGCCGCGGCCTACTGGTACTGGCTTTCGCGTTGCCCGAAGTCCCGATACGCCGACCTGCCCGCGTCGCAGGAGCCGGTTTCGGAGCTGGTCGCGGCCGTTACCTGGTCCGCTCCGGTCCGCTAG
- the panD gene encoding aspartate 1-decarboxylase, whose amino-acid sequence MQLKVLRSKLHLATVTRSDLYYHGSLTIDPDLMDAVGLLPYEAILVSNVATGDRAETYILPGVRGSAAIELNGAMARLGAVGDRVIVMAFAQLDAAEVDAHQPRVVALDAKNRVVERIDYPPLGEAADAPLTNGRPAWAETI is encoded by the coding sequence ATGCAGCTCAAGGTGCTCAGGAGCAAGCTCCACCTCGCCACGGTCACCCGGAGCGACCTGTATTACCACGGCAGCCTGACCATCGACCCCGATCTGATGGACGCCGTGGGCCTGCTGCCGTACGAGGCGATCCTCGTCAGCAACGTCGCCACCGGAGACCGCGCCGAGACTTACATCCTCCCCGGCGTCCGCGGCTCGGCCGCCATCGAGCTGAACGGCGCGATGGCCCGCCTGGGCGCGGTCGGCGACCGGGTGATCGTCATGGCCTTCGCCCAGCTCGACGCGGCCGAGGTGGACGCCCACCAGCCCCGCGTCGTGGCCCTCGACGCCAAGAACCGGGTCGTCGAGCGGATCGACTACCCCCCGCTTGGCGAGGCGGCCGACGCCCCGCTGACCAACGGCCGGCCGGCGTGGGCCGAGACGATCTGA
- the panC gene encoding pantoate--beta-alanine ligase encodes MQVATTIASARMAVEQARGERRRIGLVPTMGALHRGHVALMEESRRLADFTAVSIFVNLAQFGPGEDYDRYPRVLEEDLRACEAAGVDLVFKPSAQEMYPRGVPAATFVEVPGLSHVLEGEIRPTHFRGVATVVLALFEIIRPDVAIFGQKDYQQQALLRRMAADLHLPIEIVTHPIVREADGLALSSRNIYLDADQRRGSLALSRALDAARKAVAGGETDANRVRQILRSPIESELAAALDYVEVVDAETLEKLDRIEPGRPAVALLAARFGETRLIDNARLTE; translated from the coding sequence ATGCAGGTTGCGACCACGATCGCGTCGGCCCGCATGGCGGTCGAGCAGGCCCGCGGCGAGCGCCGGCGCATCGGCCTGGTGCCGACGATGGGGGCGCTCCACCGCGGGCACGTCGCGCTCATGGAGGAGTCTCGGCGGCTGGCCGACTTCACGGCGGTCTCCATCTTCGTCAACCTCGCCCAGTTCGGCCCCGGCGAGGACTACGACCGCTATCCCAGGGTGCTCGAAGAAGACCTGCGCGCCTGCGAGGCGGCCGGCGTCGACCTGGTCTTCAAGCCCTCGGCCCAGGAGATGTATCCCCGGGGCGTGCCGGCGGCGACGTTCGTGGAGGTGCCCGGCCTGTCCCACGTCCTCGAAGGCGAGATCCGGCCCACCCACTTCCGCGGCGTGGCGACGGTCGTCCTGGCGCTCTTCGAGATCATCCGCCCGGACGTCGCGATCTTCGGCCAGAAAGACTACCAGCAGCAGGCCTTGCTGCGGCGGATGGCGGCCGACCTGCACCTGCCCATCGAGATCGTCACCCACCCGATCGTCCGCGAGGCCGACGGCCTGGCGCTCAGCAGCCGCAACATCTATCTCGACGCCGACCAGCGCCGCGGCTCGCTCGCCCTCTCACGGGCCCTCGACGCCGCCCGCAAGGCCGTCGCCGGCGGCGAGACCGACGCCAACCGGGTTCGACAGATCCTGCGTTCCCCGATAGAATCCGAGTTGGCGGCGGCCCTCGATTACGTCGAGGTGGTCGACGCCGAAACCCTCGAAAAACTCGACCGCATCGAGCCCGGGCGGCCCGCCGTCGCCCTGCTGGCGGCCCGATTCGGCGAGACCCGGCTGATCGACAACGCCCGGCTGACGGAGTGA
- a CDS encoding (2Fe-2S) ferredoxin domain-containing protein → MSVFTHHVFICGNVREPGAKRGCCDPEGRQALKDAFKVALKKAGLGPLARANHAGCLDQCEHGPVVAIYPMGVWYGPVTAADVPRIVERTILGGEILTDLQIADECLNNPRCPHRAGEPSGS, encoded by the coding sequence ATGTCCGTCTTCACGCATCACGTGTTCATCTGCGGCAACGTCCGGGAGCCCGGGGCCAAGCGGGGATGCTGCGATCCCGAGGGCCGGCAGGCCCTGAAAGACGCCTTCAAGGTCGCGCTCAAGAAAGCGGGGCTCGGCCCCCTGGCGCGGGCCAACCACGCGGGCTGCCTCGACCAGTGCGAGCACGGCCCTGTCGTGGCGATCTACCCCATGGGCGTCTGGTACGGCCCCGTCACGGCGGCGGACGTGCCCCGGATCGTCGAGCGGACGATCCTCGGCGGCGAGATCCTGACCGACCTCCAGATCGCCGACGAGTGCCTCAACAATCCCAGGTGTCCACACCGAGCCGGCGAGCCTTCGGGGAGCTGA
- a CDS encoding PAS domain-containing sensor histidine kinase: MRLHHRMLREGPQPFATIDLQRRIDYVNDAFCDLVGYSREELLGMSVLDLTDPLFRDMTIESHEQILAAGRRETVVKRYRHKDGRQIPVELLIDVARDEEGRVVGFFAFITEISQRIQAEEALVASERRVRTIFDGIHDAVFVHDRLGKILDANPAASSLLGYSLPELVGLDVGAIDDADFARGFRDRLDRVLKEGQITCEAAYRTKSGRTIPVEITTSTIDFDGQVAVLAIIRDVTERIALERTRRRFSEVQMKSAQALEAKNRELSQSEERYRRLTEGSLDAIIVTDGAGRILLFNPSAEAVFGYESRQMLGEPLDVLIPFTSPRRGDGDDSAGRAFDGASILNKTVELSGRRRDGTEFPIEISFSSVETDGRVEYIASIRDQTERQRMRAMLAHTDKLASIGLLSAGVAHEINNPLSYVGNNLAVLRRDVKGLLAMLIEGEAAVASIKDLRPETFARLEAISEEIDWPYIRQNLEPMIDRTLEGVRRVANIVQKMRGLARTSRPKWERASLAELIDSALEMTRGRLKRDRIEVSVANEGVDCIDCVPSDISQVLLNLVINALQAVESAGREDGGRIEIAARSLGSWVEISVADNGGGIAPEDLDRLFDPFFTTKPVGEGTGLGLAISHGIITGHGGRIEVDANLGRGSRFRVLLPQAAADRPSASPPP, translated from the coding sequence ATGCGGCTGCACCACCGGATGCTCCGGGAGGGCCCGCAGCCGTTCGCGACGATCGACCTGCAACGGCGCATCGATTACGTCAACGACGCCTTTTGCGACCTGGTCGGATACTCCCGCGAGGAGCTGCTGGGGATGTCGGTCCTGGACCTGACGGACCCGCTCTTCCGGGATATGACCATCGAGTCTCACGAGCAGATCCTGGCGGCCGGCCGGCGCGAGACGGTCGTCAAGCGGTATCGCCACAAGGACGGCCGCCAGATCCCCGTCGAGCTGCTGATCGACGTGGCGCGCGACGAGGAGGGCCGGGTCGTCGGCTTCTTCGCGTTCATCACCGAGATCAGCCAGCGGATCCAGGCCGAGGAGGCGCTCGTCGCCTCCGAGCGGCGGGTCCGCACGATCTTCGACGGCATCCACGACGCCGTCTTCGTCCACGACCGCCTGGGGAAGATCCTGGACGCGAATCCGGCGGCCTCGTCGCTGCTGGGCTACAGCCTGCCCGAGCTGGTCGGCCTGGACGTCGGCGCGATCGACGACGCCGACTTCGCCCGCGGCTTCCGCGACCGGCTGGACCGGGTGCTCAAGGAGGGCCAGATCACCTGCGAGGCCGCCTACCGCACCAAGTCGGGCCGGACGATCCCGGTGGAGATCACGACGTCGACGATCGACTTCGACGGCCAGGTCGCGGTCCTGGCGATCATCCGCGACGTGACCGAGCGGATCGCGCTGGAGCGCACCCGGCGGCGGTTCTCCGAGGTCCAGATGAAGTCGGCCCAGGCGCTCGAGGCCAAGAACCGCGAGCTGTCGCAGTCCGAGGAGCGCTACCGCCGGCTGACCGAGGGGAGCCTCGACGCCATCATCGTGACCGACGGGGCGGGACGCATCCTGCTGTTCAACCCGTCCGCCGAGGCGGTCTTCGGCTACGAGTCGCGGCAGATGCTGGGCGAGCCCCTCGACGTGCTGATCCCCTTCACCTCGCCCCGTCGCGGCGACGGCGACGACTCGGCCGGGCGCGCCTTCGACGGCGCATCGATCCTCAACAAGACGGTGGAGCTGTCGGGCCGCCGCCGCGACGGGACCGAATTCCCGATCGAGATCTCGTTCAGCTCGGTCGAGACCGACGGCCGGGTCGAGTACATCGCCTCGATCCGCGACCAGACCGAACGCCAGCGGATGCGCGCGATGCTGGCCCACACCGACAAGCTGGCCTCGATCGGCCTCTTGAGCGCGGGGGTCGCCCACGAGATCAACAACCCGCTCTCTTACGTCGGCAACAACCTCGCGGTGCTGCGCCGCGACGTGAAGGGGCTCCTGGCCATGCTGATCGAGGGCGAGGCCGCCGTCGCTTCGATCAAGGACCTCCGGCCCGAGACCTTCGCCCGGCTGGAGGCGATCTCCGAGGAGATCGACTGGCCCTACATCCGCCAGAACCTGGAACCGATGATCGACCGCACGCTGGAAGGGGTCCGGCGGGTCGCCAACATCGTCCAGAAGATGCGGGGATTGGCTCGTACGTCGCGCCCCAAGTGGGAGAGGGCCTCGCTCGCCGAGCTGATCGACAGCGCCCTGGAGATGACCCGGGGCCGCCTCAAACGCGACCGGATCGAGGTCAGCGTGGCCAACGAGGGGGTCGACTGCATCGATTGCGTCCCCTCGGACATCTCGCAGGTGCTGCTCAACCTCGTGATCAACGCCCTCCAGGCGGTCGAGTCGGCGGGACGTGAGGACGGCGGGCGGATCGAGATCGCGGCGAGGAGCCTGGGGAGCTGGGTCGAGATCAGCGTGGCCGACAACGGCGGCGGCATCGCCCCCGAGGACCTCGACCGCCTGTTCGACCCGTTCTTCACGACCAAGCCCGTGGGCGAGGGG